A stretch of Planctomicrobium piriforme DNA encodes these proteins:
- a CDS encoding tetratricopeptide repeat protein: protein MRWIIYSLALVAGSAVCQVSPAFAQNFRPGDAIVVIGDAKLYDDDGREICDVSVGSLFDVQEVKGNRLLISEGISAWVDQKFVMPVNHQAIEHLTRLIAVHPEKVDLLDGRGTVWRVLKEYEKAIADFSEAIRLDPGEPVFYFGRGTALAESRQFDKALKDFDEVIRLDPGEAAGYYNRSLVWAEMEEHEKALSDLNEAIRLDPADPNFYINRGLVWHSKKDFDRAIADFSEAIRIDPTDASSFDNRSRVWVEMKEQEKALSDLDEAIRLDPTDPNFYMNRGLVWHSKKDFDRAIADFSEAIRLDPTESVFYFGRGRSWAESGQFEKALKDFDEAISMDPADAIGYYDRSLVWGEMGEYEKALSDLNEAIRIDPTDSNFFRNRGLVWYSKKDLDRAIADCDEALRIDPGDTQTLNLICVLRMFKGDYDKAIAGYSELIRLDANDSAAFLNRGFARLLKNEREQAVADVVEAARLDPSNEKACLNVAVFKMLDKRSDATGAVQDYIDRFGLARGSSNYAIVVGALAARMDGDDARASQFLQDSQDRLTNRWPEPVVRFLRGELTEDALLKISSTPHQQSGAHCYIGLQDLAEGRVAEAMEHFQWIENNSNALDGEYAIAIVKLQELQQKTSGEEP, encoded by the coding sequence ATGCGCTGGATCATCTACAGCTTGGCATTGGTCGCTGGATCGGCAGTTTGCCAGGTTTCACCTGCTTTCGCTCAGAATTTCCGGCCTGGTGATGCCATCGTGGTCATTGGTGACGCGAAATTATACGACGACGACGGGCGTGAGATTTGTGACGTCTCGGTGGGAAGTCTCTTTGACGTACAAGAGGTCAAAGGGAACCGGCTGTTGATCAGCGAAGGGATCTCAGCCTGGGTCGACCAGAAATTCGTCATGCCAGTTAATCATCAGGCAATCGAGCATTTGACGCGGTTGATTGCAGTGCATCCGGAAAAGGTGGACTTGTTGGACGGTCGGGGCACTGTTTGGCGGGTACTTAAAGAGTACGAGAAGGCGATTGCCGACTTCAGCGAAGCAATCCGCCTTGATCCAGGAGAACCTGTGTTTTACTTCGGTCGCGGCACCGCCTTAGCGGAAAGCCGGCAGTTCGACAAGGCATTGAAGGACTTCGATGAAGTAATTCGGCTGGATCCAGGGGAAGCGGCTGGCTACTACAACCGCAGCCTCGTGTGGGCCGAGATGGAAGAGCATGAGAAAGCACTTTCGGACCTCAATGAAGCAATTCGTCTCGATCCGGCAGACCCGAATTTCTATATAAACCGTGGGCTCGTCTGGCATTCCAAAAAGGATTTTGACCGGGCAATTGCCGACTTCAGCGAAGCAATCCGAATTGATCCAACAGATGCGTCTAGCTTCGACAATCGCAGCCGCGTGTGGGTTGAGATGAAAGAGCAGGAGAAGGCACTTTCGGACCTCGATGAAGCAATTCGTCTCGATCCGACAGACCCGAATTTCTATATGAACCGTGGGCTCGTCTGGCATTCCAAGAAAGATTTTGACCGGGCAATTGCCGACTTCAGCGAAGCGATCCGACTTGATCCAACCGAATCCGTGTTTTACTTCGGTCGCGGAAGGTCTTGGGCAGAAAGCGGGCAGTTCGAAAAGGCGTTGAAGGACTTCGATGAAGCGATCTCGATGGATCCGGCAGATGCGATTGGATACTACGACCGCAGCCTCGTATGGGGGGAGATGGGAGAATATGAGAAGGCGCTTTCGGATCTCAATGAAGCAATTCGTATCGATCCGACCGACTCGAACTTTTTTAGAAACCGCGGACTCGTTTGGTATTCCAAGAAAGACCTTGATCGGGCAATTGCAGATTGCGATGAAGCCCTTCGGATCGATCCCGGCGATACGCAAACGCTCAACCTGATTTGTGTTTTGCGGATGTTCAAAGGCGATTATGACAAGGCCATTGCCGGATACTCCGAGTTGATTCGGCTTGATGCCAATGACTCCGCCGCATTCCTGAACCGCGGATTCGCCCGGTTACTCAAAAATGAACGCGAACAGGCAGTTGCTGATGTGGTCGAAGCGGCTCGTCTTGATCCTTCGAATGAAAAAGCTTGTCTGAATGTCGCGGTCTTTAAGATGCTCGACAAACGGTCAGACGCGACTGGAGCCGTTCAAGATTACATTGACCGATTCGGTCTTGCTCGCGGCAGTTCAAATTATGCGATTGTAGTTGGAGCCTTGGCCGCGAGGATGGATGGTGACGATGCCCGGGCCAGCCAGTTTCTACAAGACTCACAAGATCGGCTGACAAATCGCTGGCCTGAGCCTGTTGTGCGGTTTCTTCGTGGCGAACTGACGGAAGATGCTCTACTCAAAATCTCCAGTACTCCTCACCAACAGTCGGGTGCTCATTGTTACATCGGACTGCAAGATCTGGCCGAAGGCCG